In the genome of Candidatus Pristimantibacillus lignocellulolyticus, the window AAAGCATGAAACTATTTCTCCGAAAGAATATCGTAAACTATCACGAATTTTATAAAGTGATTAAAAATAATAATTAGCAGTGACTTTATTACGAAAAGTACCCATAGACTAAACACTTTTTCTAAGTGTTTAGTCTATGGGTACCACTGTAATGTGAACTAATGTTGAATCTACTTAGATAAATACATTGATGAAGCTCCTAGCAATCCTGCTCTATTTCCAAGCATTGCAGGGACAATTTGCACTTGAGAAAAACTACTCATTACTAATCTCTTTGTTTTTCTCACAATTATCTCAATGATTGCTTTTCTCTCCATAATTCCTCCACCTAGCACGATTAAGGAAGGGTTAAAAATATGTACCAACGACGCTAAACCACTAGCAACCTCATCTGTCCATCTTTCAACAATAGGACCTATTTCTTCTTCCCCTTGTTCCCATAGCTCATAGATGATTTTACCACTGTTCCAATTAGGATTTACTTGCTGAGCGAATGAGACGAGAGCACTTGTCGATGCATAACTTTCATAATAAGGCATGCTATTTCCTTGCTGAACTTCCTCAAGTGGATGAGTCAATATATGTCCAAATTCTGCTGCACTACCACTTGCGCCACGATAGATTTCCCTATCAATAACGATTGCTCCACCAATTCCCGTCCCATAGGTCAAACATATAAAGTGCTCCGTTCCTTTTCCAGCACCATAGTTAGCTTCCCCTAGCGCTGCTGCATTAACGTCATTTTCTACACGTACGGGTACGTGAAAAGCCTCTTCAAGTATATCTCTTAGCCTCATCCCCGTATATTGTGGAATGTTTTCATTAGCATATATAATGTAACCTTCAT includes:
- a CDS encoding ROK family protein — its product is MNRILAADIGGTKTKIAICCMLDGSIEAYRDYDTDSQLGGPAVIKKLIAHLSEYEGYDAIAISTAGQVNVDEGYIIYANENIPQYTGMRLRDILEEAFHVPVRVENDVNAAALGEANYGAGKGTEHFICLTYGTGIGGAIVIDREIYRGASGSAAEFGHILTHPLEEVQQGNSMPYYESYASTSALVSFAQQVNPNWNSGKIIYELWEQGEEEIGPIVERWTDEVASGLASLVHIFNPSLIVLGGGIMERKAIIEIIVRKTKRLVMSSFSQVQIVPAMLGNRAGLLGASSMYLSK